In the Gossypium arboreum isolate Shixiya-1 chromosome 10, ASM2569848v2, whole genome shotgun sequence genome, one interval contains:
- the LOC128282064 gene encoding uncharacterized protein LOC128282064 yields MAPKELTELKAQLQKLLDRGFFRPNMSPWGAPVLFVKKKYGTMRMCINYRRQNKLTRHYLYGESCIVYTDHNKYLLTQKEFKFRQRRWIKLLKDYDCNIEYHPGKANVVADALSRRVMSDLRVESGATSNFGLNNDGVLCFRGWICDLRVLHWWSSLKHEVTNFVARCLTCQQVKAEYQLPSGLLQTVKIPLTPTKKDSVWVSMDQLTRSAHFIPV; encoded by the exons atggcaccgaaagagcttacaGAACTTAAGGCTCAACTGCAAAAACTTTTGGATCGTGGTTTCTTCCGTCCCAatatgtctccgtggggagcaccagttctaTTTGTCAAGAAAAAGTatgggaccatgaggatgtgcattaaTTATCGACGGCAAAATAAGTTGAcc aggcattatcTATATGGAGAGAGTTGTATTGTCTACACTGATCATaacaagtatctcctcactcaaaagGAGTTCAAATTTAGGCAGCGGCGTTGGATTAAACTgctcaaagattatgactgtAATATAgagtaccatcctggtaaggctaatgttgtggcTGATGCACTCAGTCGTAGAGTAATGTCTGATTtgagg GTTGAGAGTGGTGCTACTTCTAATTTTGGGTTGAATAATGATGGGGTTTTGTGTTTTCGAGGGTGGATCTGT GATCTCCGTGTACTGCACTGGTGGTCGAGTTTGAAGCATGAGGTTACTAATTTTGTTGCTCGATgtctgacatgtcaacaagttaagGCTGAGTATCAGTTGCCTTCAGGTTTGCTACAAACCGTTAAGAttcccttgacacccactaagaaggactcTGTTTGGGTCAGCATGGATCAATTGACTAGGTCTGCTCACTTCATTCCAGTTTAG